The nucleotide window CATCTTCAGACTGGAGGATGTAAAAACCACAGTTTTACATCAATAGAGGTGTGATATTGGAGTGAGTGCCTCTGCTAAACCAATAGAAATATGCAAGGTGGAACTGTAGATGGATACCTCAGGATGCATGAAGACATACAATGTGTGAAGGCCAACAGGaaaattctacacacacacacacacacacacacacacacacacacacacacacacacacacacacctgtacacttGCTTATGTGTTCTCATTTTTacatctcccccacccacccccacccccaaatctacTTTGTTCTATGGTATCATAATGTGTTACCATTAATTAATCATTGATAATATTCACTCAATGCTTCCCCTTTTCAAATAGATACTCCAATAATTGTGTGTTACGGAATGCTTTAGCTTAATAGTTTCATTTTACCTAAAGTAAATACAATTGACACTTCCCCTGACCCCCGCCTCCATTCTACACTCTTTGCTGCACATTTTTCTCAGCTTGTCCAGTCTACTATTGGCTTTTGAACTATGTAAGGTCTCGAGATCAAGACCATCAGACAATATAAGGCAGCACTGGAAAAGGCCTTAGAAGGCACCCTAGACTGCAGAAATAGTAGCCTCTGTTCATTCATGCAAGCACTCTGAGCTCAGAGGACCTCCTTACAATTGTTCCCACAAAGTCCTAAGTATCTCATTGTACTCTCTTTTCTGATGATTTCTCTTGTAATTTTTAGGTCGAGTTTCTCTAAGAAGTGAAATAAAGATGTGTTGAGGGCTAGCCATATACCATAGATATGCATGTATTCAGTGAAATAAAAACCTTTTCCTCCAAACAGTCGATGTGATATTTCTCCAAACTACACACTAATATTGGTGTCAAGGAAATAATATTCAATTGTGCTTTGTAgaaatgatattatttttaaCAGTTAATTCATATACATagccacactgaaaaaaaaagcttcaacATTGGgctcatttgtttttctgatgtaGTTATTATCATATGTAATAACATTTGTTAGAAAGTATTCTCATGCTCTTGATATATggatacatgcatatatatatatatatatatcttttaataAGATTATAGACACTTATACTTTCGTTAATTAAAGTTTTAGATGAATTACAGTAGTAAAAATCTTTGGACAGTGAACACACATTCACATTGTACCTTGACTGTTGTGTGATTATTTACTCAAACAGAACAGATGACTATAAGAAATCTAAATAAGTCTCTGTAATAATTTTGCCAATGAATCTATGACTTGCttatttctgaaactgtaaataatTGGATTTAACACAGGAATTATGACAGTGTAAAATAGAGAGTCTATCATATCTTTATCATCTACTTGTGGAGATGCAGGGTGCACATACATGAAGAGAAGAGGGCCATAGTATAAAGACACAGATAAGAGATGGGCTccacaggtggagaaggctttCTTTATGCCtttatcagatttcttttttaagattgtaAATAGAATAATAGTGTAAGAGACAAGGATAGTTGAAATAGTGAAAACTTGAATTGagccagagaaaataaaaacaattaaataattaAGAGATGTGTCAGTACAGGAAATCTTTAACAGTGATATGATGTCACAATAAAAATGATGTATCATGTTGGAATTACAGAAGGTTAATCTCAATAAAAAACCTTCATGAATTAAAGCATGAATAATTCCACCTACAAAAGACAGGACTATCAGACGTACACACAGACCATTAGTCATAACTACTGGATAAAGTAAAGGGTTGCAAATGGCTACATAGCGATCATAGGCCATTGCTGCCAAGAGGAAACATTCTGTGGTTGCACtgatattaaacaaaaaaaactgtagcATACATTCAGATAGAGAGATCAGCTTGCTCTTAGCGAAGATGTTAAGCAGCATCTTTGGAACCACTATGGAAGATATAGATGCATCTACGAAAGCTAAACTTCCAAGGAACAAGTACATGGGGATGTGACGATGAGGGTCATTCCAAATGAGAGTGATCAAACCAACATTCCCCACAATGGTGATGAGATATATCACCAAGAAGATCAGGAAGAGAGGGATTTTCCACAATGGCTGGTGAATGAGTCCTGTGAGGACAAACTCCGTCAACAGTGTTGCGttctcctccatttcctcatgGGATGGTTCTGAAATGAAAGGCAGTGAATATAAAAGAGTTGTCTGCtggaatttttaaattgaaaactgGAGATGTGGACTTGAAGGGAAGGCAAACATTTATCAGAAGGACCTTTAAGTTTTATTTACcattatataataaacaaattatttagattaatataaaaaaatcaatttaatttttaaaagcatgagTTGAATACTATGGTAAGGagttttaaagactttaaaatatttttagttatgtatgtgtgtgtgtgtgtgtgtgtgtgtgtgtgtgcgtgtgtgtgtatgaatgtaggTATTCACGGGGTCAGAAGGAAGTGTAgtatcccttggagctggagttataggcattcATATGCCTGTAAGCTGTACAAGATGAATTGAGCTCCAGTCTTCTAAAACAGCAgtactgctcttaacctctgggcatTCTCTCAGGCACTGGATGTCAAGGATGTTAAACAATTGGAAGACACTGACCATTTTTGACTCACTCAAATGTTACCATAGGGAATAGcattagaaaaattttaaaatagttttttttaattaaatatgtgGCAGTAGAGAAAATATGTTCCTGGGAAGGGAAACTAGTGGGAAATATAAGTTAGAAaacaattgttgttgttgttccgaGTCTTCTAAACCACATCATATGTCTGAATTACTTCAGGACATTGTGCAAAATTTGGAATTTATTTCCATAGAAAATGACACCGTAATTTTAAAACGATGTTTAAAAGTCTGCATTCTAAAAATCTCCAGATGATACGAATGTTTGTGAGGTGATAGGACCTTGAGAATGGTGAAGCAGTGACAAcatcaactttaaaaaaagagtaaattagaGTGTACAGTGACACATGGCACCTGTGTCATGGGCAGGGTTATCATGTGGTGACTGTACATGTGGTCATCTAGAACTGATAATGATGACTGGACTCAGTAGCAAAGCTGTGAGAAGTACATCATGTGAGCATGCCCTTGACAAGTACTTAGTAGGAGGAGTGAGCAGTGGTGAATATTGAAAACAATGGTGGGAGGAGCGAACGGTAAGTTTATGCGTGACTTGGCATGGCAGAGTACACCAAGAGAAGGCAATGGAGGCAAAAGAATAAATGCAAGATGCTAATACTAGAGAAGTTACAGCAGAGGTAGAGTTCATGTTTTGCTAAGCACCTGAGCCCTTTCCTGCCCACCTAGGCAGTGGCTGTCCACCACAGTAGAAGCCATGGCATTTGAAAATGGCTTTTACATTCTGACTGGGCCTAAATGTAAATTCACCCACCTAGACATGGTTCAGAATAGGAAGTGGGGAGACACCCAGATACAAAAGGTAGTTTCAGCAGCAAAGGCAGCACCACCCTGACCTCAGCCATGCAGTGCatctgtcaatttgacacacagtGCACTAGGTCTAGCTACACTTACAGCCCCAGTGAGCTGCATGCTGGCTTCTGATTCTAGCTGTTTACTGACTATCTGGCTACTTGCTGTTATTGATCATTTTTCTTAGTAATATTTAAATCCCCTTACATTTCCATTAGCTCCAAATTTCCACCTaataatgcatttttttcttggtCACCAAAAGCACAGTTAGCTCCATTGAGGATCAAAAGAGACAAGAAAAGTTGGAAAAAGGTGGCCCATTCTTATAAGTCCTAATGCTtaagagtctgaggcagggggattcatTCTTTGGTCACAGAGCAAGAAcctgtatcaaaataaataaaacaacaacaaaaaataaatttaaactagATAGATGAACACTGTGGTCCTTAAGTGGGGACAGACACTAATAATGACAACATCAAACAAAATGTCAACAGTTAATTAAAACAGTGGTAGACAAGTGAAGGGAAGTGGAGGGCTGGAATTAAGAAACTCTTAGGAACTTCCCTGAGAACAGTTCCTTATATGTGACAGAGGGGGTGTCAGAGAATAAAAGGAACAAAGGGTAGCAAGATCCCCAAAGTGAAGCAGGATATTTTGGGGGTGGCTGAGGAATGCAGACAGTCCCCATGTGTCTACAGCTCCTAACCCAATGTAAATTTTGCCTATAGAATGTTTagacatgttttaaataaaagggtagatttaTCAAGGAGATAAGAGGAAAGTATCAAGACAGCAAGAAGGACAGGGAAGGGATATGTGGGAGGgtaaaaagagaacaaagaggaggaagagaaatagCACAGGACAGGACGGACATGTCACAAACTAGGGGAGAGAGCAGCCAGAGGAAGACgggaaaagaaagggaggcagaTGTCAGAGGCCCAGCGGAACACCTGATTCTCACTGCTGTTCTTCCTTAGCCTGccctgagtatttttttttatttctatttttctgtaaGTCAAAATACAATTTCCTAGAGAATCTGTGTTCGCATAAAGCATTGATTTTACAAGTTTCATGTTGACGATGTACATGCTGTCTCTGCCTGACATTTCTCTacatattttcatctttatttttgttatgtcaTTAATTACAATTAAATTTCTCtagaaatatttctaattttattttcgtttttttccttgcaaagtaaaatttaatattCTATTCCATGCAACGCCAAATAAAAGAAttagaaattctcaaataaatttgcatttaaatCAAAAGTATGAAAAAGGGTAATAGCATCACAGAATGAAGTTCTCTACATATTTCCCATCCATTTATATGTGGGGTGTATGTTTGTATaaagcaaacacatacacagatatatcagtgtataaaacttcatgaaacatgtaatatatttgtctgtatatgtatgtatatccatgtaatatatttgcatatatatgtatgtatatctatgtaatatatacatatgtatgtatatgtgtatatgtgtactgttctttctctttctgtatatgtatatatagtcttCAAGTAAATTATTAGATGAAGATGAGAATATAGAGGAGTTAGAAAATGTTCCCAAATGAACAAAacagtcacttttttttaaaaaaactggaaACTATTGCCATAATAGTTTGCTATGTAAGATCAACTTAATATTTTATCTCATCATAACTAAATGCTATAGTTGGTTAAGTAGTTGATAAAAAATCTCAAACCATAAGAATTCAGGTTAAACTATTTTGCTTACTTATAtttaatcacaaaataaaatatacaatccTTTATTGCTCTTTTTTCTACACTGATCTATAATCTGAAAGGGTAAATATAAAGTTAGTATATATTTAATAGCATTTTTAGCTCTTCATGGAGGCATGGATATTACAGAAATCATTTCTCTCTTACCTACATCCTGGAAGATGCTTCAGAGATCTTGACCAAGTTGGTCTTTCCGAAGCATAGAAAAACACAGTCCTACAGGAAAGCAGTAACATGGGAAGCAGTTCTTACCACAGTGGCTCATAGTGGAGTGTTCATTCTATAAACACAgaaaatgtttatataatttttcttttaacacatGAGTCAAGCAGATGTGACCCTCTGTGCCTTTGCcaaaagaaggagaaatgaagagCCAAAGTTCCCATGAGTAGCTCAAGCATTCCCCAGGGAGAAAGCGCAGCTGCTGTGCTGGGCACTGTGGACTGGACATGTGAGGAGTCCAAATGATCCCACTGGGGCATTTCAGACATTTACACTATGAATATCTACTCATAGTGTCCAAATATAGCTTTGGATATAGAAACTTCATTGTATGCTACCATTTCTCATCCCAGTTGTTATTTCTGACTGGTTaggcaaaattttatttaaataattttttaaggttTGCCTACAATGTTTCATCATTATGTCCTCATATGAAGatgttattttactttattcaCATTCATTCTCTTGGCCACTGCCCTCAGAATTCCTCCTCGTTCTTCCAGCTGGTATTCCTTCTTCTAGTTCCTCTCCTCTTTAGTCTTTCTGTGACATGTGCTCGATTTCCCTTATTTCCCACCTTGCCTTCTTCCTTTGTAATAACTGCTATTTACTTTCATGACCTACAAagacacataaacaaacatacacacaaatatgtatatagataaatttaaatttaagttcTGTATATAAGAGGTAAatacagtatttttctttctgatctggcttatttcacttgacATAATGATTTTGAGTTCtgcacatttttattcaaatatcacttttatttttttgtgactaAAACATTTCACTGTGCATAACTGTCACATATTTGTTTGTTGATGAGCACCTAGGTTGGATTaattttctggctattatgaaaagtGTAGCAACAAACATGTACAAGTATCTCTGTGGCACAGTGCTTCAGATTCCTTAGTGTGTATTCCCAATCTCAGGATAGGTGAATCACAGTTTTTCTCAGTTGTTTGAAGAACACTCATGTATATTTCTATAGTGACTTCACAGGTTTgccttcccaccagcagtgatTACGCTTTCCTTGTTCTGTATGTCTTCATGAGCTTCGGTGGTCATTTGATTTCTTGGTGATAACCATTATAGCTACAGTGAGATGGGGTCTCACCGTAGTGTTAGCTAAGAATGGTAAGTATTTACTGCctgcttgtatttcttttttggaaaacTAACTGTGTAGATCATGTCTTCACTGGATGATTTGGTTTTATGGTAATTAATTATGGGGAAACCTTATGGACATAATATCTTGCTCTGAAAACTTCTGTCATATGGTTGTTTGAGGTAACCAAAATATGACTTGAGGAGAGCCAACATCTCTAAATTACTTCAAGTTCAAGCCAAAGCATGGCTGTTCTTCTCACACAAACTACAGTTTAAACTACAGACATGTCAACCTCCCTTAATCTAAGCTGTAATCTGATCAGGAATCCTGGGAgtaaagaaggagaaaggaaaaactaGCACAGGACCTCAGGAGAAGGTGGACTCCATCCATGGTTCCCTAGCATGAGAGTCTAGCCTCTGAATTTCCTGAGCTCCTGTCTTCAGTAATTGTTGGTGGGCTCAGGGGTGTTCCTCACAGTAGAGTCACACTTTTGGACAGTTGCTCACAAGCCTTTCATCAACAAAAGACCAAAGTTATGAAAGACCCATGAGCATtggagaaaccaaaaaaaaaaaaaattgaaatgtggATTGTctgcagagagagaagcagagaggaggcaTGTGTGGCCGAGGAGGTAGCATATGCATATTTG belongs to Peromyscus maniculatus bairdii isolate BWxNUB_F1_BW_parent chromosome 12, HU_Pman_BW_mat_3.1, whole genome shotgun sequence and includes:
- the LOC102908470 gene encoding olfactory receptor 5H19 gives rise to the protein MEENATLLTEFVLTGLIHQPLWKIPLFLIFLVIYLITIVGNVGLITLIWNDPHRHIPMYLFLGSLAFVDASISSIVVPKMLLNIFAKSKLISLSECMLQFFLFNISATTECFLLAAMAYDRYVAICNPLLYPVVMTNGLCVRLIVLSFVGGIIHALIHEGFLLRLTFCNSNMIHHFYCDIISLLKISCTDTSLNYLIVFIFSGSIQVFTISTILVSYTIILFTILKKKSDKGIKKAFSTCGAHLLSVSLYYGPLLFMYVHPASPQVDDKDMIDSLFYTVIIPVLNPIIYSFRNKQVIDSLAKLLQRLI